A region of Liolophura sinensis isolate JHLJ2023 chromosome 8, CUHK_Ljap_v2, whole genome shotgun sequence DNA encodes the following proteins:
- the LOC135472488 gene encoding pygopus homolog 2-like isoform X1, translating into MPRERKGPAKFREAAEGDANGPTVEGSGRPLTSPARKKRKGPPSNKIQASPSLPELIPPQPNPVRTNTVVAGNPFDDQPPSLTPLVGTMQQTMPPNKAPHQSPTAHPNAGKVYPPNQPMVFNASNPNAPPINPCGTCHKEVHENDQAIFCESGCNFWFHRMCTGLTEMAYTMLTAEVYAEWVCDKCLLSKNIPLVKMKP; encoded by the exons AAGCGGCGGAAGGGGATGCTAATGGCCCAACGGTAGAAGGTTCTGGCAGACCGTTGACGAGTCCAGCCCGCAAGAAAAGAAAAGGACCCCCGTCCAACAAGATCCAA GCTAGCCCGAGTCTCCCAGAACTGATTCCGCCTCAACCCAATCCTGTACGGACCAACACTGTTGTGGCAGGGAACCCTTTTGACGACCAGCCCCCAAGTCTCACACCATTAGTAGGAACCATGCAGCAGACGATGCCACCTAACAAAGCCCCTCACCAGTCTCCGACCGCCCACCCTAATGCCGGTAAAGTCTACCCGCCTAACCAGCCCATGGTGTTCAATGCCTCCAACCCTAACGCTCCGCCAATCAACCCTTGTGGGACCTGCCATAAGGAGGTTCATGAGAATGACCAGGCCATCTTCTGCGAGAGTGGCTGTAACTTCTGGTTCCATCGCATGTGCACTGGCCTGACGGAGATGGCGTACACTATGCTAACAGCTGAGGTCTACGCCGAGTGGGTCTGTGACAAATGTCTCCTGTCAAAGAACATCCCACTGGTCAAAATGAAGCCATGA
- the LOC135472488 gene encoding protein pygopus-like isoform X2, whose translation MASPKDILSSPDKQASPSLPELIPPQPNPVRTNTVVAGNPFDDQPPSLTPLVGTMQQTMPPNKAPHQSPTAHPNAGKVYPPNQPMVFNASNPNAPPINPCGTCHKEVHENDQAIFCESGCNFWFHRMCTGLTEMAYTMLTAEVYAEWVCDKCLLSKNIPLVKMKP comes from the exons ATGGCATCGCCCAAAGACATTTTATCTTCCCCAGATAAGCAG GCTAGCCCGAGTCTCCCAGAACTGATTCCGCCTCAACCCAATCCTGTACGGACCAACACTGTTGTGGCAGGGAACCCTTTTGACGACCAGCCCCCAAGTCTCACACCATTAGTAGGAACCATGCAGCAGACGATGCCACCTAACAAAGCCCCTCACCAGTCTCCGACCGCCCACCCTAATGCCGGTAAAGTCTACCCGCCTAACCAGCCCATGGTGTTCAATGCCTCCAACCCTAACGCTCCGCCAATCAACCCTTGTGGGACCTGCCATAAGGAGGTTCATGAGAATGACCAGGCCATCTTCTGCGAGAGTGGCTGTAACTTCTGGTTCCATCGCATGTGCACTGGCCTGACGGAGATGGCGTACACTATGCTAACAGCTGAGGTCTACGCCGAGTGGGTCTGTGACAAATGTCTCCTGTCAAAGAACATCCCACTGGTCAAAATGAAGCCATGA